One part of the Rutidosis leptorrhynchoides isolate AG116_Rl617_1_P2 chromosome 1, CSIRO_AGI_Rlap_v1, whole genome shotgun sequence genome encodes these proteins:
- the LOC139869566 gene encoding TPD1 protein homolog 1-like, producing MDLVYKKSSMAFGVVAVFIVLIVVVIIGSRNNNLFQEHFSTITNRRLLVSHAADYDANVGYGNGNDDDSIIGDGNGDDGSNIGDDDTNDKVNSGCSEEDIYVSQGQTTPLPNGIPTYTVQIQNICMSSCSISDIHLNCGWFSSARLINPNVFKRVSYDDCLVNNGNPLSPGQTVSFQYANTYPYPMSVSSASCY from the exons ATGGATTTGGTATACAAGAAATCTAGCATGGCTTTTGGTGTTGTTGCAGTATTCATTGTACTTATTG TGGTTGTGATTATCGGTTCAAGAAATAATAATCTTTTCCAAGAACATTTCTCGACTATCACCAACAGAAGGTTGTTGGTCTCTCATGCAGCAG ATTACGATGCGAATGTTGGTTATGGCAATGGTAATGATGATGATAGTATTATTGGTGATGGTAATGGTGATGATGGTAGTAATATTGGTGATGATGACACAAACGATAAAGTAAACAGTGGATGCTCCGAAGAAGATATCTACGTATCTCAAGGGCAGACGACACCTCTTCCGAACGGGATCCCAACATACACGGTTCAAATTCAAAACATATGTATGTCAAGTTGTAGCATTTCGGACATACACTTGAATTGCGGATGGTTTAGCTCTGCTCGGCTCATAAACCCGAATGTTTTTAAGCGAGTCTCCTACGATGACTGTCTAGTTAATAACGGAAACCCACTAAGCCCCGGGCAAACTGTCTCATTCCAATATGCCAATACCTACCCATATCCTATGTCTGTCTCTTCAGCCTCATGCTACTAA